GAGGGATGCCGTCATAGGTGACGATTTCCTCGCCTGGCTTGAGGCCGACATCCGCGGCGGAACTGTTGGGGGAAACGGCCTCCACGATCGAAGGGGTGGAGGGTGCCATACCCACTTCCCGCAACGCACGGCGCTGGAAGAACCCGGTTTTCTCGATTTCAAAGCCAGAGCTGAGCTTGAGCGGCTCCGCTTCGCCCGCCCTGCGGACGGTGAACTCGATCTTGTCCCCACGGCTGAGGATCACGCTCTCGCTGATGGAGTCCAGGGTGCCCGCGAATCCCCGCATCGGCTCGCCGTTGACCGCCTCGATCACATCCCCGGGGCGGATGCCCGCCTTATCCGCGGGACCGCCTTTTTCCACATAACCGATCTCCTTGGTGGTGATGACATCGGCGGGCTTGCCGACCATCCAGACGCCGACCGCCGCCAGCAGCGCGAGCAGCATCGAGAACAGAGGCCCGGCGAACGCGACGATGATCTTGTCGAGAGGCGTGATGGGTGGGAGCGGCTTCCCATCCTCATTGCGGGTTCCACCTTCGATGGATTCCATCGGCGCCATCTGCGGCAGGGCGACGAAGCCACCGGCCGGGATCCAGCCGAGGCCATACTGGACCCCGTTGATTTCCTTTTTCCAGATCGGCTTGCCGAACCAGATCTGGAAGCGGTCGATCTTAAGGCCCCGCCATCTGCCGGCGAGGAAGTGTCCCAGTTCGTGGACGAAGATGATGATGTTGAAGCACAACAGCACGACAAGGATGATGCCGATGGCTTTCAGAACAGTGTAAAGGGTATCCATTGGAGGGTGTCAGATGCCACGAAACCTAGCGTCACGGGACGCAGCGGCAAGTGGATTAAAATGGGGGCGGAATGGAGCGCGGGCTTCAGCCCGCCCCGGAGAATCCGGACTTCGCGAAGCCAAGCGGACTGAAGTCCGCGCTCCATCCGGAGGTGGATTCACCTCAGCCCCACCGGGGGATCGAGGATCTCCCGCATGACGATGGCGCGGCGGAGTTCCCGGCGGTCGCGCAGGCGTGACTTGAGGGACGACGGGGAGACCATCGGCTGCGGCGTTGCCTTGGCGGGCTTTCTGCCGGCCTTCGAAACGGCGGCCCGTTCTTTCCTCAGGCTGCTCAGGCGTTCCTGCATCGTGCGCTGGCGGGCCAGCTCGCGGTCATCCGCGGCGGGGTCCGGAGCTGCCACCGCCCGCGGGAGCGGAGGTGGCACCGATGGCCGGTAGGGTGGCGGGACCGGTTCCTGACGTTCGTCGTAGTCGTATCCGTCATCCTCCGGACTCCACTGCTCTTGCTCCTGCTGCTGTTCCTCCTTGTTCTTCCTGGCCTCGGAAATTTTTCCGATGACCCACAGCACCGCAGCCCCCACGAAAATGAGGATCTTGATGTTGTTGGTGATGAACTCTTCCATGGCGGAGGTGGGTTATGCGTTCGGGCCGTCTCCCTTGGAAATGCTGCCGCGCATCTGGGTGTCCGCCTTCACGTTCTCCATGCGGAAGTAGTCCATGACGCCGAGACGTCCGTTGCGGAAGGCCTCGGCCATGGCGAGAGGGACTTCGGCCTCGGCCTCGACGACCTTCGCCTTCATTTCCGCGACGCGGGCGACCATTTCCTGCTCGAGCGCGACGGCGGCGGCGCGGCGGATTTCCGCCTGGGCCTGGGCCATGTTCTTGTTCGCCTCCGCCTGGGCTTCCTGGAGCTGCGCGCCGACGTTCTCACCGACATCCACGTCCGCAATGTCGATGGAAAGGATCTCGAACGCGGTGCCGACGTCCAGGCCGCGGTGGAGCACCACCTTGGAAATGCTGTCCGGGGACTCGAGCACCTTCTTATAGCTCTCCGCGGAGCCGATGGTGGTGACGATACCCTCACCCACCCGGGCAATGATGGTTTCCTCCTTCGCACCGCCGACGAAGCGGTCGAGGTTCGTGCGGACGGTCACCCGCGCGCGGACCTTCACCTGGATGCCGTCCTTCGCCACACCGTCGATGGTGGTGCGGCCGGTGGCGGGGTTGGGGCAGTCGATGACCTTCGGGTCCACCGAGGTGCGCACGGCTTCCACCACGCTCTTGCCGGAACCTTTCGTCGCCAGGTCGATGGCGCAGGCGCGGTCCCAATCCAGCTCGATGCCGGCTTTTTTCGCGGCGATGAGCGCCTGGGTGGTGGGGATGACATTGCCGCCCGCCAGGAAGTGGGCCTCGATGTCATTGATCGGAATCTCGATGCCGGCCTTCTTCGCGGTGATGCGCGCGTCCACGATCATGCCGTAGGGCACCTGCCGCAGACGCATGGCGATGAGTTCCGTGAAGCCCACGTAGGCACCGGCCAGCCAGGCACGCAGCCAGACGCTGAAGAAGGAGAAGATGATGCCGACGACGATCAGTGCGGCGATACCGGCGATGACGAAGCCGATGATGGTGAAGTCGATGGCGGCGAGATAAGTGCTCATGGGATGGATGTTAGGCGTTGTGTGACAATCAGGCGGAAACTGTCGGCCCCGATGACTTCGAGGGCCGCGCCTGCCGGGGCCTGTCCCGACTGGCAGAAAGCCTCATAGCGCCGTCCGTCGATGCGGACGTAGCCACTGGGCGAAAGCATGGTAAGCGCCTCGGCCGGTTTCCCCACCAGGGCGATTGCGTCTTTTCCGATGGCTGCGGAAACGCCGGTCACCTCCTCCGTGAGGAAGGCGCGGCGGCCGATGGCCGTCTTTGGCAGGATCCGGAACTCGATGAACAGGGCCAGCGCCCCGACCACGGAAGCAATTCCCAGCGCGAGGAGTCCTCCGCCGGTCCCGTAGTCCAGGAAGGCGAGCACGGTCCCGCCAACCATCAGCAGGCCGCCGATGGTGCCGAGGATGGCTCCCGGGACGATGACTTCCGTGGCGATGAGGAGGATGCCAACGGCAAAAAGCAGGATGATGAGCGTCATGACAGGATCACCTCCACTTCCAGGCTGAACTCGCCGTGCCGGGTGACCACCACAGGGGTGCCCGCCTCCGCGTAGCCCACCGCCAGCCGTCCCTCATAGCGTCTGCCGCCGATGCTCACCTGGCCGCTCGGCATCAGGGCGGTCACAGCCACGCCGGACTCTCCGACGAGGGAGGCGGAGGATGCGCCGCCGCCTGCCAGCAGTGGCCGCGGGCCGCCCGGCTCACCACCCACGGCGGCATTCAGCACCAGCCTGCCCCACGGTCCGCCACTCGGCAGGAAACGCAGCAGCAGGATGAAAATGAGAACCGCCAGACCCACGCCGATCCCCACGCTCACCAGCGGCTGCAGGAACACATCCGCCGTGAACTCGACCGGCTGGCTGGGCCACAGGTCCGCCATCGACCACACCAGGGAGCCAAGCATCAGCGCGACCCCCGCCACCGCGAAGGCGATGGAACCGGGGAAGAAAAAGATTTCCACCGCCACCAGGATCACCCCGAGCGCGAAAAACAGCATCGGCTCATGGCCGGAAAGGCCCGCCACGTAGTGGCCGAGGAACACCACCGCCAGCAGCAACCCGCCAGCGATGCCGAAAAATCCGAAGCCCGGCGTCTTGAACTCGATGAACAGGGCGACCATGCCGATGGCCATCAGCAGCGGCGCGATGCTGGTCAGATACTGCGCCAGCTTTTCCGACCAAGTGACCTCCAGCCGCTGCACCGTCCAGTTGCCTTTCCCATGGAGGCTGTCGAGCAGACCGTCCATGTTCTCCGCGATGCCCGCCGCCAGCAGCGGCATGGGCGGCTCGCCGTATTCCTTCACCGCTTCCTGGGCGGTCAGGGAAAGCAGCTCGTCCTTCTCCTTGATGACGACATCCCCGATCTTGAACTCGGATTTCAGGTCGATCATCGCGGAAATGACCTCCGCCCGGTAGCCTTTGCCGTCGGTCAGGGAGCGGACGCGGGCCTTCAGGTAGCTGACCATCTTCGCCTGCATCGTCTCGTCGATGTCCGAACCGTCCCCGCTGACAGGGGCCGCCGCGCCGATCACGCCATTCGGCGCGAAGTAGATCTCATCCGTGCCTGCGGAAATGAGCGCCCCGGCGGAGATCGCATTGCTGTTGATGTAGGTGACGGTTTTCCCGGGAAACTTTTCCAGCGCCTTCAGCATGTCGAAGGTCACATCCACCCGGCCGCCGGGGGTGTCCATGTCCAGCACGATGGTCTGGACGCCATTGTCGATGGCCTCCTTCAGGCCGCGGCGGAGAATATAAAGCTCCGGCGGGGCGATCTGCTCCTTCACCGGGATCACCACCACTTTCGCCGGTCCGGCGGGCTTCGCCGGCGGCGCCTCATCGGCACGGCCCAGCCCTGGCGTCATCGCCAGCAGCAGCGCGCAGAATTTCGGGATCCAGTTCCTCACGACGCCGAAAATGGAGCACTCTCCGCATGGGTGCAAGTTTTCGCGGCCCTTACGGCCCTTATATACCCAGCTTTCTCCCAACAACTGTTCCAGCCGGAGCGGTTGGGGAATGGATCCTCACGATGGAGTCCCCACTTGAAAGCGGTCCCCGCCATCCCCGGTCGACACACGCGCGATCAGCTCCGCTTGGGAATGAACCTGGAAATGCAGGAAGACCGTCTTCACGTATTCATTCACCGTGTTTTCCGAAATGCCCAGGTAGTCGGCGATCTTCTTCCGGCCCCAACCCTCGCAGAGGCAGTTGAGCACAGTCCGGTGGCGGGGGAAAAGCCGCGTGATCTCCCTTCCCTCCTGGCCCGGGAAGCTCTGGAAGTGCAACCACGGGACTTCGCTGAGAAGGATGTGGCAGATCCGGGCCTCCCGCTCCCCGAACTGGGAACGCCCGAGATTCCGGTACACCCCCACCCCGCTGACCCCTCCTCCCGGCATGGGACGGAGGGAGGTCATGATGACGTCGATGTCCGCCCGCACCCAGGCCGGGTAGGCGGCGGAAGCTTCCAGAGAACAGTCGCTCCCTTTCAGAAGCTGTTTCTGGGTTCTTGTGAGATGGGTCCCCCGCTGTTGCAGCTCTTCCGACTGCGGCCTGCTGATGCGCTCCATGTCCGGGTGGTTGATCGCCTCGATGTAGCGTGCGAACCGCTTTTCGGTGAATCCCCCGTGCAACAACCCCAGGAAAGAGGGTGGTTTGCGCGGATCGAACTCCGCCATGCACCAAACCCAGACGTCGGCGGAAATGAGCTGACACAGTCCGTCCATCAGCCGCCTTCGGCAGACGTTGATGTTCCCTCTCATCGCGATCACCTCCCCCAGCAGGCGGACGATCCCCCTGACATCGTTTTCCGGGAGCACGAATCCCTCCGCCATGTCACTCACGGATGGCATGGTCGTCACCGGGGACACGGTTTTCCAGCCGAAACCGATGGGAGGCGGCCATCCCGGGAGAAAGGTTTGCCTTTCCGAAATACCCATCCGCCATCCTTACCCAAATCCGCAGCGTGCCTCCGACCCGCCCTCCCCTTTGTCCCGACTTCCGCCAATCCCACCCTTTACAAGCGGGAAAATCCCTGCCACACCCCGTCCAATTTACCCGCCCTGCCGCGCGTCCAACCGTCCCATATCCATGCCCAAAGACACCTCGATCCGGAAAATTCTCGTCATCGGCTCCGGCCCCATCGTCATCGGACAAGGTTGTGAATTCGACTATTCCGGCGTCCAGGCCTGCAAGGCACTGAAGGAAGAAGGCTATGAGGTGATCCTCGTGAACTCGAATCCGGCGACGATCATGACGGACCCGGAATTCGCGCACCGCACTTACATCGAGCCGATTACGCCGGAAGTGGTTGAGAAGATCATCGCCCGGGAAAAGCCGGATGCCCTCCTCCCGACACTGGGCGGCCAGACGGCGCTCAACACCTCCATGTCCCTCCACAAGGCGGGCGTGCTGGAGAAATACAATGTCCGGATGATCGGCGCGAAGCCGGACGCGATCGACAAGGGCGAGGACCGCCAGCTTTTCAAGGAGGCGATGATCAAGATCGGCCTCGACATGCCGCGCTCCGGCATCGCCCACACGATGGAAGAGGCGAAGAAGGTGGCAGAGGAGATCGGCACGTTCCCGCTCATCATCCGCCCCGCCTTCACCCTCGGCGGCCAGGGCGGCGGCATCGCCTACAACCGCGAGGAGTATGAGGAAATCATCGCCCGCGGCCTGGACCTTTCCCCGGTTTCCGAAGTCCTGATCGATGAATCCCTGCTCGGCTGGAAGGAGTATGAGATGGAGGTCATGCGTGACCGCGCCGACAACTGCGTGGTCATCTGTTCCATCGAGAACCTCGACCCGATGGGCGTCCACACCGGCGACTCCATCACCGTCGCACCGATCCAGACCCTCACCGACCGCGAATACCAGATCATGCGGGACGCGTCCTTCGCCGTCATCCGCGAGATCGGCGTGGAGACCGGCGGCTCGAACATCCAGTTCGCCACCTGCCCGAAGACCGGTCGGATGATCGTCATCGAAATGAACCCGCGGGTTTCCCGCTCCTCCGCGCTCGCCTCGAAGGCGACCGGTTTCCCCATCGCCAAGATCGCGGCGAAGCTGGCCGTCGGCTACACGCTGGACGAGCTGCCGAACGACATCACCCGCGAGACCCCGGCTTCCTTCGAGCCGACCATCGACTACGTGGTGACGAAGATCCCGCGCTTCACCTTCGAAAAATTCCCGCTCGCCAACCCGGTCCTCACCACCTCGATGAAGTCGGTGGGTGAGGCGATGTCCATCGGCCGCACCTTCAAGGAGTCCATGCAGAAGTGCCTGCGCTCCCTGGAAACGGGCCGCTGGGGCTTCGGGTTCGACAACAAGGACCCGCACGCTCCTTCCAAGGACGAGATCACCCGCAAGCTGCAGATCCCGAACGCGGAGCGTATCTTCTGGCTGCAGACCGCCTTCCTCCACGGCTGGACCATCGACGAAGTCTTCGCCGCCACGCAGATCGACCCGTGGTTCCTGGGCCACCTGAAGCAGATCGCCGATGAAGGCGCGCAGCTCGCGGAAATGGACCTGCGCCGCGCGAAGAAGCTCGGCTTCTCCGACCGCCAGATCGCCAAGGCGCGCGCCCACTCGAAGGCCATCCACGACGTTTCCATCCACGGCGAAAAGGATCAGCCCGCCGGTGCGCCGCCGCGTGCCGAGCCTGAGCCAGCCGTCGCCGACATCCCGACGGAGGACACCATCCGCGAGGAGCGGAAGTTCAAGGGCATCATCCCGACCTACCGCCTGGTGGATACCTGCGCGGCGGAGTTCGAGGCCTACACGCCCTATTTCTACTCCACCTACGGTGACGAGAACGAAGCCCGCGACAGCGACAAGAAGAAGATCATCATCCTCGGCGGCGGTCCGAACCGCATCGGCCAGGGCATCGAGTTCGACTACTGTTGCGTCCACGCCGCCTTCGCGCTGAAGGAGCTGGGTTACGAGACCATCATGGTCAACTCCAACCCGGAAACCGTTTCCACCGACTACGACACTTCCGACAAGCTGTTCTTCGAGCCGCTCACGCTGGAAGACGTCCTCAACATCTGCGACCAGGAGAAACCTCACGGCGTCATCGTCCAGTTCGGCGGCCAGACCCCGCTGAACCTCGCCGCAGACCTGGAGCGCCACGGCGTGCCGATCATTGGCACCTCGCCGAAGTCGATCGAGCTGGCGGAGGACCGCAAGTTCTTCTCCGCGCTGCTCGACAAGCTCAACCTCAAGCAGGCCGACGCAGGCACCGCCGTCAATGAGGAGGAAGCCATCGTCATCGCCAACCGCATCGGCTACCCCGTGCTGGTCCGCCCGTCGTTCGTCCTCGGTGGCCGCGGCATGATGATCGTCTACAGCGACGCCGAACTTTCCCGCTACATGCGTGAGGCCGTCATCGCCTCCCCGGAGCGCCCGGTGCTGGTGGACCGCTTCCTCGACAATGCAACCGAGGTGGACGTCGATTGCATTTCCGACGGCGAGACCTCCGTGGTCGGCGCGATCATGCAGCACATCGAGCAGGCCGGCATCCACTCCGGTGACTCCGCCTGCGTCATCCCCGCCTTCTCGCTTTCCGAGGAGATCAAGGCGGAGATCGTCCGCGCCGCGAAGGACCTCGCCCGCGAGCTGAACGTCCGCGGCCTGATGAACATCCAGTTCGCCGTGAAGGATGAACAGCTCTACGTCATCGAGGTGAACCCACGCGCCTCACGGACCGTGCCGTTCGTTTCCAAGGCGACCGGCGTTTCGCTGGCAAAGCTGGCCGCGAAGGTCATGGTCGGCCACAAGCTGGCGGACATGGGCTACACGGAGACCATCATTCCACCGCACTTCAGCGTAAAGGAAGCCGTCTTCCCATGGAACCGCTTCCCGGGCATCGACATCGTGCTCGGCCCGGAAATGAAGTCGACCGGCGAGGTCATGGGCATCGACGCCGACTGGGGCATGGCCTACGCCAAGTCGCAGATCAGCGCCTTCAACCCGCTGCCGACCGAGGGCAACGTCTTCCTCTCCGTCTCCGACCGCGACAAGTCCCGCGCCGTCGCCGTGGCGAAGGATCTGGTTGCGCTGG
The nucleotide sequence above comes from Akkermansiaceae bacterium. Encoded proteins:
- a CDS encoding helix-turn-helix transcriptional regulator encodes the protein MPSVSDMAEGFVLPENDVRGIVRLLGEVIAMRGNINVCRRRLMDGLCQLISADVWVWCMAEFDPRKPPSFLGLLHGGFTEKRFARYIEAINHPDMERISRPQSEELQQRGTHLTRTQKQLLKGSDCSLEASAAYPAWVRADIDVIMTSLRPMPGGGVSGVGVYRNLGRSQFGEREARICHILLSEVPWLHFQSFPGQEGREITRLFPRHRTVLNCLCEGWGRKKIADYLGISENTVNEYVKTVFLHFQVHSQAELIARVSTGDGGDRFQVGTPS
- the floA gene encoding flotillin-like protein FloA (flotillin-like protein involved in membrane lipid rafts) encodes the protein MSTYLAAIDFTIIGFVIAGIAALIVVGIIFSFFSVWLRAWLAGAYVGFTELIAMRLRQVPYGMIVDARITAKKAGIEIPINDIEAHFLAGGNVIPTTQALIAAKKAGIELDWDRACAIDLATKGSGKSVVEAVRTSVDPKVIDCPNPATGRTTIDGVAKDGIQVKVRARVTVRTNLDRFVGGAKEETIIARVGEGIVTTIGSAESYKKVLESPDSISKVVLHRGLDVGTAFEILSIDIADVDVGENVGAQLQEAQAEANKNMAQAQAEIRRAAAVALEQEMVARVAEMKAKVVEAEAEVPLAMAEAFRNGRLGVMDYFRMENVKADTQMRGSISKGDGPNA
- the carB gene encoding carbamoyl-phosphate synthase large subunit, whose protein sequence is MPKDTSIRKILVIGSGPIVIGQGCEFDYSGVQACKALKEEGYEVILVNSNPATIMTDPEFAHRTYIEPITPEVVEKIIAREKPDALLPTLGGQTALNTSMSLHKAGVLEKYNVRMIGAKPDAIDKGEDRQLFKEAMIKIGLDMPRSGIAHTMEEAKKVAEEIGTFPLIIRPAFTLGGQGGGIAYNREEYEEIIARGLDLSPVSEVLIDESLLGWKEYEMEVMRDRADNCVVICSIENLDPMGVHTGDSITVAPIQTLTDREYQIMRDASFAVIREIGVETGGSNIQFATCPKTGRMIVIEMNPRVSRSSALASKATGFPIAKIAAKLAVGYTLDELPNDITRETPASFEPTIDYVVTKIPRFTFEKFPLANPVLTTSMKSVGEAMSIGRTFKESMQKCLRSLETGRWGFGFDNKDPHAPSKDEITRKLQIPNAERIFWLQTAFLHGWTIDEVFAATQIDPWFLGHLKQIADEGAQLAEMDLRRAKKLGFSDRQIAKARAHSKAIHDVSIHGEKDQPAGAPPRAEPEPAVADIPTEDTIREERKFKGIIPTYRLVDTCAAEFEAYTPYFYSTYGDENEARDSDKKKIIILGGGPNRIGQGIEFDYCCVHAAFALKELGYETIMVNSNPETVSTDYDTSDKLFFEPLTLEDVLNICDQEKPHGVIVQFGGQTPLNLAADLERHGVPIIGTSPKSIELAEDRKFFSALLDKLNLKQADAGTAVNEEEAIVIANRIGYPVLVRPSFVLGGRGMMIVYSDAELSRYMREAVIASPERPVLVDRFLDNATEVDVDCISDGETSVVGAIMQHIEQAGIHSGDSACVIPAFSLSEEIKAEIVRAAKDLARELNVRGLMNIQFAVKDEQLYVIEVNPRASRTVPFVSKATGVSLAKLAAKVMVGHKLADMGYTETIIPPHFSVKEAVFPWNRFPGIDIVLGPEMKSTGEVMGIDADWGMAYAKSQISAFNPLPTEGNVFLSVSDRDKSRAVAVAKDLVALGFTICSTGGTHERLTEEGIPSKRVYKVAEQARPNVIDMMKNGEIQFIINTPASHESRADEILIRSTAIAQKISHATNLAAAEASVKAMRSLKSNELTVKCLQEYHVK
- a CDS encoding ATP-dependent Clp protease proteolytic subunit, producing MRNWIPKFCALLLAMTPGLGRADEAPPAKPAGPAKVVVIPVKEQIAPPELYILRRGLKEAIDNGVQTIVLDMDTPGGRVDVTFDMLKALEKFPGKTVTYINSNAISAGALISAGTDEIYFAPNGVIGAAAPVSGDGSDIDETMQAKMVSYLKARVRSLTDGKGYRAEVISAMIDLKSEFKIGDVVIKEKDELLSLTAQEAVKEYGEPPMPLLAAGIAENMDGLLDSLHGKGNWTVQRLEVTWSEKLAQYLTSIAPLLMAIGMVALFIEFKTPGFGFFGIAGGLLLAVVFLGHYVAGLSGHEPMLFFALGVILVAVEIFFFPGSIAFAVAGVALMLGSLVWSMADLWPSQPVEFTADVFLQPLVSVGIGVGLAVLIFILLLRFLPSGGPWGRLVLNAAVGGEPGGPRPLLAGGGASSASLVGESGVAVTALMPSGQVSIGGRRYEGRLAVGYAEAGTPVVVTRHGEFSLEVEVILS
- the rseP gene encoding RIP metalloprotease RseP — protein: MDTLYTVLKAIGIILVVLLCFNIIIFVHELGHFLAGRWRGLKIDRFQIWFGKPIWKKEINGVQYGLGWIPAGGFVALPQMAPMESIEGGTRNEDGKPLPPITPLDKIIVAFAGPLFSMLLALLAAVGVWMVGKPADVITTKEIGYVEKGGPADKAGIRPGDVIEAVNGEPMRGFAGTLDSISESVILSRGDKIEFTVRRAGEAEPLKLSSGFEIEKTGFFQRRALREVGMAPSTPSIVEAVSPNSSAADVGLKPGEEIVTYDGIPLLSPVQLSAYMKEKNWNPVELGVKAKDGSIRQVTATPKKPLPPNDKFPMLGIAWSGRSDVDVHIVHPGPIRQVKDSLNMMWVTISSVVSPQSSIGVDHLSGPVGIFNMKFKLLQTDNGWRRILAFMVLFNVNLAVLNMMPFPVLDGGHIVLAILEKIAGRPVKAKPLEIIQTAFALALISLMLFVSSKDVSDLFSGGKKASKVVFPAAPAN